One window of Paenibacillus sp. FSL K6-3182 genomic DNA carries:
- a CDS encoding iron ABC transporter permease → MALRLHSRKRKLVSLVAGAVLLLIGMLVSILYGIHLFELKDLWRAYTQFDGSDAHLIIRNTRVPRALIAAAVGASLAIAGAIMQVLTKNPLASPSIFGINSGAVLFIVVSLAMLGSSLTMNGMVWIALAGAATTSLLVFTLGMQGRSGFEPIKLTLAGASVAAFASSLSSGIMLINKESLDSALFWMVGSVSGRQLTHLTIVFPYMLLGWVLALLMAGSLNVMALGDDSAKGLGQRMMLIRVVSVLAVVLLAGSSVAVAGPIAFIGLIVPHLCRYIFGNDYRWLLPYCGLVGAILLVFADIASRFILMPKEVPVGVATALIGVPFLIYVARRSKHA, encoded by the coding sequence ATGGCATTAAGGCTCCATAGCCGCAAAAGAAAGCTGGTGAGCCTGGTGGCAGGCGCAGTGTTGCTGCTCATCGGTATGCTCGTTAGTATTCTATATGGCATCCATCTATTCGAATTAAAAGATTTATGGCGTGCCTATACGCAATTTGATGGTTCGGATGCACATCTAATTATTAGAAATACGCGAGTTCCTCGAGCATTAATTGCGGCAGCAGTAGGGGCGAGTCTTGCTATTGCGGGTGCAATCATGCAAGTGTTAACCAAAAATCCGTTAGCTTCTCCATCTATATTCGGCATCAATTCAGGTGCTGTTCTATTTATTGTTGTCAGCTTGGCTATGCTAGGCTCGTCTCTAACCATGAACGGAATGGTTTGGATTGCTTTAGCAGGCGCAGCCACTACTTCTTTGCTTGTTTTTACACTGGGAATGCAGGGGAGAAGCGGGTTTGAACCAATTAAGCTTACGTTGGCCGGAGCTTCTGTAGCTGCATTTGCTTCCTCCCTATCCTCTGGCATTATGCTGATAAATAAAGAATCTCTTGATTCTGCATTGTTTTGGATGGTCGGCTCTGTATCTGGGAGACAATTAACTCATCTAACTATCGTATTTCCTTATATGCTTCTAGGATGGGTCTTAGCGCTGCTAATGGCAGGCTCTTTAAACGTCATGGCTTTGGGTGATGATAGTGCCAAAGGCCTTGGCCAGCGAATGATGCTTATACGGGTTGTATCTGTCCTTGCTGTTGTACTTCTAGCAGGAAGCTCAGTTGCGGTGGCGGGGCCCATTGCGTTCATTGGATTAATTGTGCCTCATCTTTGCAGATACATATTTGGAAATGACTATCGCTGGCTATTGCCCTATTGTGGGCTGGTAGGAGCAATTCTCCTCGTATTTGCTGATATTGCTTCACGGTTTATCCTTATGCCCAAGGAGGTGCCTGTAGGTGTCGCTACTGCGCTTATTGGTGTTCCTTTCTTGATTTATGTGGCGAGAAGGAGTAAACATGCATAG
- a CDS encoding iron ABC transporter permease, producing MHRGIGKSILILAILSIALIALSILCLSIGGVSIPIKEIFLSLLGKNKEGSDLIIMQFRMPRIVAAVLVGAALAVAGAVLQGVIRNPLASPDLLGVTGGASVAVVAFMTLFTGYSVHWIPFIAVAGAFVIAALNYTLAWKNGVSPFRLVLIGIGISTAMGALTIFLLISGPAYLAAQVLNWMTGSIYGTSWKYIEVLWPWVAIFIPLSILYAKELNVQSLGEATAIGLGSRLQLSRMILLFYSVALAGAAVGIAGTISFLGLLAPHMARKLIGHSYKLVIPVSALLGAMILLLADLAGRTLFQPLDIPAGVFTAGIGAPFFMYLLFKRKAFK from the coding sequence ATGCATAGAGGAATAGGGAAATCTATCTTAATACTCGCAATATTAAGCATCGCACTGATTGCTTTGTCTATTCTTTGTTTATCCATAGGCGGTGTAAGCATTCCTATTAAGGAAATCTTCCTTTCACTGCTGGGTAAAAATAAAGAGGGCAGCGACTTAATTATTATGCAGTTTCGTATGCCGCGAATTGTGGCAGCCGTTTTAGTCGGCGCTGCCTTAGCGGTTGCAGGTGCTGTGCTTCAAGGCGTGATACGGAATCCGCTTGCATCACCAGATTTGCTGGGTGTGACCGGAGGGGCGTCTGTTGCGGTTGTAGCTTTTATGACGCTATTCACAGGATACAGTGTTCACTGGATTCCTTTTATAGCTGTCGCGGGGGCCTTCGTTATTGCTGCTCTAAACTATACGCTAGCTTGGAAAAATGGGGTTTCACCGTTCAGGCTCGTACTTATTGGTATTGGCATATCGACTGCTATGGGGGCACTTACGATATTTCTGCTTATTAGCGGACCGGCCTATTTGGCTGCGCAAGTGCTGAACTGGATGACCGGAAGCATCTACGGGACGAGTTGGAAGTATATTGAGGTGTTGTGGCCTTGGGTCGCCATCTTCATTCCTTTATCCATTCTCTATGCAAAAGAGCTGAACGTACAATCCTTAGGTGAAGCAACGGCCATCGGATTAGGCAGCCGACTTCAATTAAGCCGTATGATTCTGCTGTTCTATAGCGTAGCGCTTGCAGGGGCAGCGGTTGGAATTGCCGGAACTATTTCCTTTTTAGGATTATTGGCTCCACATATGGCTAGAAAGCTTATCGGCCATTCTTATAAACTAGTAATCCCAGTATCCGCTCTTCTGGGTGCGATGATTTTGCTATTAGCTGATCTGGCGGGGAGAACGCTTTTCCAACCGCTTGATATACCAGCCGGCGTCTTTACCGCAGGTATAGGCGCTCCGTTCTTTATGTACCTTTTGTTTAAACGGAAAGCTTTTAAATGA
- a CDS encoding Npt1/Npt2 family nucleotide transporter — protein sequence MSKKSIVNPFTLLSRQFQSDRTEYRKIFYLFGYLFFIVAASTISRTAADTLFLSRYDASVLSYMYLPQAATLLLTGFIYQKLCGRFRTDQLVVRVIIIASMLALLSRLAVGIGFSWIFPVIYVGYDVLNFLMIVCFWQFATSIMDQRKAKRMIGFVGSGGLVGGILSGFGLKLLVQSLGTENLIFIYAAAQLLCLLFILKLLRGVPNPAEFFAIKTTIKKLSKAQTRAVEEKQGLFQSVPHLKYVAIMAGTLTISLTLVDYQFKVILRGTLQNEELASFMGSFYGFAGLLALFVQLFISGKMITRYGVMTAILVFPIVLFTGSFALLIMPVLAIATAVKASDKVLGDTIYSSVSQLIMFPIAPEWRGRAKGFLDGIVRNGAKGIAAISLIVLSQWFAIEQFSYFILALIGCCIVAAIKIKKNYLSMLLSTLQSKSMDLQDEPDFVDPASIQILASALHRHDKQQALYAFAILSGIQEFDMNEQITPLLQHPVQELQIEALKYLQLSTPALGERKLEAHLYSSSVTIRAHAILALSAYALEEQLDRITAYLHDEDVHIRAAAIVGLIKYYGIEGMFQAVGVLKELLKNGQEEERIAMAGLFGQIGIASFYKPLIPMFEDSSHLVRIRALKSASILRVPELVRFIIPLLDDSKVRLQATAALTSYDEAIIIPILESRMTAKELNLHLPRVLEEIGTQAALDALLRHYLLFSSELREKTLESATRIHAGTNQVDKKHAEHLIDQEISYYFKWVEQLALIGNTNRMSDLAEAIEQMRVRHVKRIFQLLAFLYDSRSIQAVYANWQDGNARQQANAIEVIDQLLKGKLRTDMTKIISSSSTPGEEAPSELHVKESIQWFYDQSDPWINLNIDYLTQSDDKLEQDSLMKQIHLLKRVALFAGLTGRDFFNIAMRLQKVWIRKGVEIVREGEAGDSLYLIEQGRTGIYIHGHKINELSAYDYFGEISVITQRVRSATVIAEEDVVLYELTSSAFYEMIFDRTEIAMELMKQLSLRLRNTNEKVSRAVLDAAIEEATVEDPALASIEAEDRNETIIRRILVLQKISLFAHCTQEDFIKLARMVEESVYEPGERICGIGEDGDTMYGIIEGKVQVHKGSEQLATLEVGQCFGEMAIIDGQPRSADCTAISRTILLELTREQVFTFCFQKIHVLKGLMRVLVERTQDTERLV from the coding sequence ATGTCTAAGAAAAGTATCGTTAATCCATTCACTCTGCTCTCACGTCAATTTCAATCCGATCGAACAGAATATAGAAAAATATTTTATTTATTCGGTTATCTGTTTTTCATCGTCGCTGCTTCTACTATCAGTCGAACAGCTGCAGATACTTTATTTCTCAGCAGATACGACGCATCCGTCTTATCGTATATGTATTTGCCCCAAGCAGCCACCCTTCTCTTAACCGGATTTATATACCAAAAGCTATGCGGACGCTTCCGCACCGATCAACTCGTTGTTAGAGTTATAATCATTGCTTCTATGCTCGCACTTCTTTCGCGTCTTGCTGTCGGGATCGGCTTTAGCTGGATTTTCCCCGTCATCTACGTTGGATATGATGTACTAAACTTTTTGATGATCGTCTGCTTCTGGCAGTTTGCGACCTCCATTATGGATCAGCGCAAAGCGAAACGCATGATTGGTTTTGTAGGAAGCGGTGGACTTGTTGGCGGTATTTTGAGCGGCTTTGGTCTAAAGCTGCTGGTACAGTCGTTAGGAACCGAAAATTTAATCTTCATCTATGCTGCTGCACAGCTGCTTTGCCTGCTATTTATCCTTAAGCTTCTGCGAGGAGTGCCAAATCCTGCCGAGTTTTTCGCGATTAAAACTACTATTAAAAAATTATCTAAAGCACAAACGCGAGCCGTTGAAGAGAAACAAGGCTTATTCCAAAGCGTGCCTCATCTTAAATATGTGGCGATTATGGCCGGTACGCTCACAATCTCCCTGACGCTTGTTGATTATCAATTCAAAGTTATTCTTCGCGGCACCTTGCAAAATGAAGAGCTCGCCAGCTTTATGGGCAGCTTTTATGGATTTGCGGGATTGCTTGCACTATTTGTTCAATTATTCATTTCCGGCAAAATGATAACCCGCTACGGTGTCATGACTGCCATTCTTGTTTTTCCGATCGTCTTGTTTACAGGAAGCTTCGCTCTCCTCATCATGCCTGTGCTTGCCATTGCAACTGCAGTTAAAGCAAGCGATAAGGTGCTTGGCGATACGATATACTCCTCCGTAAGTCAGCTCATCATGTTTCCCATTGCTCCCGAATGGCGCGGCAGAGCCAAAGGTTTCCTCGATGGCATCGTACGAAATGGCGCCAAAGGGATCGCGGCAATCAGTCTCATTGTGCTTTCGCAATGGTTCGCGATTGAGCAATTCAGTTATTTTATTCTTGCGTTGATTGGCTGCTGTATCGTTGCGGCGATAAAAATTAAGAAAAACTATTTAAGCATGCTTTTATCAACCCTGCAATCGAAAAGCATGGACCTGCAAGATGAGCCGGATTTCGTAGATCCAGCAAGCATTCAAATTTTAGCGTCAGCGCTGCATAGGCACGACAAGCAGCAGGCTTTATATGCTTTTGCGATTCTTAGCGGCATACAAGAATTTGATATGAATGAGCAGATCACGCCTCTGCTACAGCATCCCGTTCAGGAGCTGCAGATCGAAGCGTTAAAATACCTTCAATTAAGCACGCCTGCCCTTGGTGAAAGGAAGCTTGAAGCCCATCTTTATTCATCATCAGTTACCATTCGCGCTCATGCCATCCTTGCCTTATCTGCCTATGCGCTGGAAGAGCAATTAGATCGCATTACTGCCTATCTGCATGATGAGGATGTTCATATACGAGCAGCAGCTATCGTCGGACTAATTAAATATTACGGCATAGAAGGCATGTTCCAAGCCGTCGGTGTATTAAAGGAGCTGCTCAAAAATGGGCAGGAAGAAGAGCGTATTGCCATGGCAGGCCTGTTCGGACAAATTGGGATTGCCAGCTTTTACAAACCGTTGATCCCGATGTTCGAGGACTCCTCCCATCTCGTTCGTATACGGGCATTGAAGTCTGCTTCCATATTGCGAGTACCCGAGCTGGTTCGGTTCATTATTCCGCTTCTTGATGATAGCAAGGTCAGGCTTCAAGCTACTGCTGCATTAACAAGCTATGATGAGGCCATCATCATTCCTATACTTGAAAGCCGCATGACTGCGAAAGAGCTTAACCTTCATTTGCCACGCGTATTAGAGGAAATTGGAACACAAGCTGCACTTGATGCCTTATTGAGGCATTATCTGCTCTTTTCCAGCGAACTTAGGGAGAAAACACTTGAGTCTGCAACTCGGATTCATGCTGGAACCAATCAGGTTGACAAAAAACATGCTGAGCATTTGATCGATCAGGAGATTTCCTATTATTTTAAATGGGTGGAGCAACTTGCACTTATCGGTAATACAAATCGTATGAGTGATCTAGCTGAGGCGATTGAACAGATGCGGGTTCGTCATGTAAAAAGGATTTTTCAACTGCTGGCCTTTCTTTATGACTCAAGGTCCATTCAGGCTGTGTATGCCAATTGGCAGGATGGCAATGCTAGGCAGCAGGCTAATGCCATTGAGGTAATTGACCAGCTGCTTAAAGGGAAATTGCGGACTGACATGACAAAAATCATTTCATCGTCTTCCACTCCCGGAGAAGAAGCTCCCTCAGAATTGCATGTTAAAGAATCAATACAGTGGTTTTATGATCAAAGCGATCCTTGGATTAATCTAAATATTGATTATTTAACACAATCAGACGATAAGCTTGAGCAGGATTCACTTATGAAACAAATTCATTTGCTCAAACGTGTAGCGTTGTTCGCTGGTTTAACTGGTCGTGACTTCTTCAACATCGCGATGCGCCTGCAAAAGGTATGGATAAGAAAAGGAGTCGAAATCGTTCGCGAAGGAGAAGCTGGTGACTCTCTCTATCTTATTGAACAAGGCCGTACAGGCATTTATATCCATGGCCACAAAATTAATGAGCTCAGCGCTTACGATTATTTTGGCGAGATAAGCGTCATCACACAAAGAGTTCGCTCTGCAACCGTTATAGCGGAAGAGGATGTCGTTCTATACGAGCTGACTTCGAGTGCATTTTACGAAATGATTTTTGATCGAACCGAAATTGCTATGGAGCTGATGAAGCAGTTGTCGCTTCGATTGCGCAACACCAATGAGAAGGTTTCAAGAGCCGTTCTGGATGCTGCAATAGAAGAAGCCACTGTCGAGGATCCTGCTCTTGCGTCAATTGAAGCTGAGGACCGAAACGAGACGATTATTAGGCGTATTCTAGTGCTGCAGAAGATTAGCCTTTTTGCCCACTGCACACAAGAAGATTTTATAAAGCTGGCTCGAATGGTGGAAGAATCCGTGTATGAGCCCGGTGAGAGAATTTGTGGCATTGGTGAGGATGGTGACACCATGTACGGAATTATTGAGGGGAAAGTGCAAGTGCATAAGGGATCTGAGCAGCTTGCAACACTCGAGGTCGGACAATGTTTTGGTGAGATGGCCATCATCGACGGACAGCCGCGTTCCGCCGATTGTACAGCCATTAGCCGCACCATCTTGCTGGAACTGACTAGAGAGCAGGTATTTACTTTTTGCTTTCAAAAAATTCATGTTTTAAAAGGCTTAATGCGCGTGTTGGTTGAGAGAACGCAGGATACAGAGCGGTTGGTCTGA
- a CDS encoding SHOCT domain-containing protein: MYRNPSVFFLAVFLLVGIIGLFARNETIMLIGFSGFILFTLTAANRKSKNYYQLSINLEKQIKDMVPGIKDFKLSQEFMSDDKESYIALDETNKKICIIYNQETNTEPLLSKNEYNYKCEIFLYKDILQSTILHDSVTVTSSSRTDIIGRALLGRSIAGNTGAIIGGLSASRTTLDLIKKVQLLIVVNNMSKPFHRITFENFPKGITKDNIMFKSVDNEITHWHTMLSFLIKQVDENEKPTNANQLSVADELLKLSSLLRDNLITEDEFKQQKIRLLG, from the coding sequence ATGTATAGAAATCCATCTGTATTTTTTTTGGCAGTATTTTTGCTTGTCGGTATTATTGGTTTGTTTGCGCGTAATGAAACCATTATGCTAATTGGATTTTCAGGTTTTATATTATTCACACTTACTGCCGCTAATCGGAAAAGTAAAAATTATTATCAATTATCGATAAATCTTGAAAAACAAATTAAAGATATGGTGCCAGGCATAAAAGATTTTAAGCTTTCACAAGAATTTATGTCGGATGATAAAGAAAGCTATATTGCATTAGATGAAACAAATAAAAAAATATGTATCATTTATAATCAGGAGACTAATACGGAGCCTTTATTAAGCAAGAATGAATACAATTACAAATGCGAGATTTTTCTCTATAAAGATATTTTACAATCAACCATTCTTCATGACAGTGTTACAGTAACCTCTTCCTCACGAACGGACATCATTGGCAGAGCTTTGCTTGGCAGATCTATTGCTGGAAATACTGGAGCTATTATTGGTGGCCTAAGCGCTTCAAGAACCACTCTTGATCTAATCAAGAAAGTTCAACTTCTTATCGTTGTTAATAATATGTCAAAACCATTCCATCGCATTACGTTTGAGAATTTCCCAAAGGGCATTACTAAAGACAATATAATGTTCAAATCCGTTGATAATGAGATTACGCATTGGCATACTATGTTGAGTTTTTTAATTAAGCAAGTGGATGAAAATGAAAAGCCGACTAACGCTAATCAACTTTCAGTTGCAGATGAATTATTAAAACTTTCCTCCTTGTTGCGAGATAATCTTATAACGGAAGATGAATTTAAGCAGCAGAAAATAAGGCTATTAGGGTAG
- a CDS encoding sensor domain-containing protein: MQKQSALKAWAMLLMSLPKGIIAFVIAVTGLSVSLPLIILWVGLPMLWATLAACRWMMVKEQQSTLAWYRGNSQSHHRDDDQLSLSWEGSRSLVRLLGKGQTYQGILYSLLQLPIGITGFTLGIVLPVTAYAVMLSPFAYKVSADFFNFDLFQSTWTFFPFYAEITSAQRSWIAGGIGLVLVFVQPMLLRALGRMYAAYVQMISKSI, from the coding sequence ATGCAAAAACAAAGTGCCTTAAAAGCTTGGGCCATGCTTCTAATGTCGCTTCCGAAAGGAATCATAGCATTTGTAATAGCTGTTACAGGTTTATCAGTAAGCTTGCCGCTGATCATTTTATGGGTTGGGTTGCCCATGTTGTGGGCGACACTTGCAGCATGTCGCTGGATGATGGTCAAGGAACAACAATCTACTCTAGCTTGGTATCGAGGTAATTCCCAATCGCATCATCGGGACGACGATCAACTATCTCTTAGCTGGGAAGGCTCTCGGTCATTGGTTCGTCTTCTTGGAAAAGGTCAAACCTACCAAGGTATTCTGTACAGCCTATTGCAGCTTCCGATTGGTATTACCGGGTTTACATTAGGCATTGTCCTGCCAGTTACCGCCTATGCAGTCATGCTTTCCCCATTTGCCTATAAGGTGAGTGCGGACTTCTTCAACTTCGATTTATTTCAGTCCACCTGGACCTTCTTTCCTTTTTACGCAGAGATTACTTCTGCACAGCGCTCTTGGATAGCTGGCGGGATCGGCTTAGTGCTCGTATTTGTGCAACCGATGTTATTGCGAGCGCTCGGACGCATGTATGCCGCATATGTTCAGATGATTTCGAAGTCCATTTAG
- a CDS encoding AraC family transcriptional regulator, translating to MSDHLMLWNHASIKVMDIRHTVMEPGEELRSYRLPTSAFFYAIRGSAQMWSDGTMHIVNRFHVLHGGKGMCLDITAHDAFEYYMIFYKAILALPSRQPLMKLMETENPFQLQYSFVPHYPIPLYHSVELMSKEWREPELLEKLHIKMLFYQFAYELLSQMSSQNVKTQKVDLVSQVVRYIHEHSSDRVTLDELAELLDCSVSYLSRKFKHATGKSPIEYLIAVRIDKAKELLQNTDATLQEIAESVGFSDDSYFNRMFKKHVGMSLGQFKAKVQNNPVDRSRYTIVPRRIRRYSGNGYENHYQYKKVGIFKMYRGSRTPMAASLLLCFVLFLSACSVGTSNTSSTNGGSSAPTTNVSEAAATDSTPANVTRVVKHAMGEATITGAPERVVILTNEGTEALLAVGIKPIGAVQSWIGDPWYDHIKDEMQDVTVVGDELQPNIEMIASLKPDLIIGNKVRQEKIYDQLSQIAPTVFAEDLVGDWKINFKLYMEAVDKTEEGEKAMADFDKRVAEVKAKLGSKADTKISVARFSASQVRIYQKQTFSGVLLNDLGFARPESQDKDSFIEVMSKETIPSMDGDVLFYFVTEAAGKTDASKVVEEWMNDPLFKKLNVVQNNKVIKVDEAIWNSAGGYKAANLLLDEIVAYFDVK from the coding sequence ATGAGTGATCACCTAATGTTATGGAATCATGCTTCGATTAAAGTGATGGATATACGCCATACGGTCATGGAACCAGGCGAGGAGCTGCGATCGTATCGCTTGCCCACCAGCGCTTTTTTTTATGCGATTCGCGGCAGTGCGCAGATGTGGTCGGATGGAACGATGCACATTGTGAATCGATTTCATGTTTTGCATGGCGGCAAAGGAATGTGCCTGGATATTACCGCTCATGATGCTTTTGAATATTATATGATTTTTTATAAAGCTATTCTCGCTTTGCCTTCTCGCCAACCTTTAATGAAGCTAATGGAGACGGAGAACCCATTCCAACTGCAATATAGCTTTGTACCTCATTATCCGATCCCCTTATATCATAGTGTTGAGCTAATGAGCAAGGAATGGCGGGAGCCAGAACTGTTGGAGAAATTACATATAAAAATGCTATTCTATCAATTTGCCTATGAGCTTTTAAGTCAAATGAGCAGTCAAAACGTGAAGACCCAAAAGGTGGACCTCGTGTCACAAGTGGTTCGTTATATTCATGAGCACTCTTCAGACCGAGTAACATTGGATGAGCTTGCAGAGCTGCTGGATTGCAGCGTCAGCTACTTATCAAGAAAATTCAAGCATGCGACAGGTAAAAGTCCCATTGAGTATTTGATTGCTGTTCGAATCGACAAAGCGAAGGAGCTTTTGCAAAATACAGATGCAACGCTGCAAGAAATAGCCGAGAGCGTAGGTTTCTCGGATGACAGCTATTTCAATCGCATGTTCAAAAAACATGTAGGCATGTCGCTTGGTCAATTTAAAGCAAAGGTTCAAAATAATCCTGTGGATCGTTCAAGATATACAATTGTCCCACGTAGAATCAGGCGTTATAGTGGTAATGGTTATGAAAATCATTATCAATACAAGAAAGTGGGAATATTCAAAATGTATAGAGGATCAAGAACACCAATGGCTGCATCATTATTGCTTTGCTTTGTTTTATTTCTCAGCGCCTGCTCTGTGGGTACGTCAAATACGAGTTCAACAAACGGAGGGTCGTCTGCACCAACCACTAACGTGTCTGAAGCAGCTGCAACCGACTCCACACCAGCAAATGTTACCCGCGTAGTAAAACATGCGATGGGGGAAGCAACGATAACTGGCGCGCCTGAGCGTGTTGTCATACTTACGAATGAAGGAACGGAAGCGCTCCTTGCCGTTGGCATTAAACCGATCGGCGCGGTGCAATCTTGGATTGGCGACCCTTGGTACGATCATATCAAAGATGAGATGCAGGACGTTACCGTTGTAGGCGATGAACTTCAGCCGAATATTGAAATGATCGCGAGCCTGAAGCCAGATCTAATAATCGGGAATAAGGTGAGACAAGAAAAAATATATGATCAGCTAAGCCAAATTGCGCCGACCGTATTCGCAGAGGACTTGGTTGGAGATTGGAAAATCAACTTTAAGCTTTATATGGAAGCCGTGGATAAGACGGAAGAGGGCGAAAAGGCAATGGCTGACTTCGACAAGCGTGTTGCTGAAGTGAAAGCGAAGCTAGGCAGCAAAGCGGATACGAAAATTTCGGTTGCACGCTTCTCCGCTTCCCAGGTACGAATCTATCAGAAGCAAACCTTCTCGGGCGTACTCTTAAATGATTTAGGATTTGCACGGCCTGAGTCGCAGGATAAGGATTCATTTATTGAAGTGATGTCCAAAGAAACGATTCCAAGCATGGATGGAGACGTATTATTCTACTTCGTCACGGAGGCAGCTGGGAAGACAGATGCATCCAAGGTGGTAGAGGAGTGGATGAACGATCCTTTATTCAAAAAACTAAATGTCGTGCAAAACAACAAGGTAATAAAAGTAGATGAAGCGATTTGGAATTCTGCTGGAGGCTACAAGGCTGCAAATTTATTGCTCGATGAGATTGTTGCCTATTTTGATGTAAAGTAG
- a CDS encoding nucleoside triphosphate pyrophosphohydrolase, with translation MPIYNKLVRDRIPEIIKQQGNTFTTRILENEEYLKELRTKLVEETNEYLEADSKTESIEELADIMELLHALAEFHDVTIGKLEQIRAEKAEKRGSFKERIYLMEVEES, from the coding sequence ATGCCCATTTATAATAAATTAGTCCGCGATCGGATTCCAGAAATCATAAAGCAGCAAGGCAACACATTCACTACGAGAATACTTGAGAACGAAGAGTATCTGAAAGAGCTGCGTACGAAGCTGGTAGAAGAGACGAATGAATACCTTGAAGCAGATTCTAAAACGGAATCAATAGAGGAGCTAGCGGATATTATGGAGCTGCTTCATGCGCTTGCTGAATTCCACGACGTAACGATTGGGAAGCTGGAGCAAATTCGTGCGGAGAAAGCAGAAAAGCGCGGAAGCTTTAAGGAACGTATATATCTTATGGAGGTGGAGGAGAGCTAG